Proteins from a genomic interval of Stenotrophomonas maltophilia:
- a CDS encoding SlyX family protein: MSDLLPTEREQALEARLVELEMRVSFQEQALAELSDALADARMQGMRNADVLRVLLEDLGKVRNALNSSDPASEPPPPHY; this comes from the coding sequence ATGTCTGACCTGCTGCCGACCGAGCGCGAGCAGGCGCTGGAAGCGCGCCTGGTCGAACTGGAAATGCGCGTGTCCTTCCAGGAACAGGCGCTTGCCGAATTGAGCGATGCGCTGGCCGATGCGCGCATGCAGGGCATGCGCAACGCCGACGTGCTGCGCGTGCTGCTGGAGGACCTGGGCAAGGTCCGCAACGCACTGAATTCTTCCGATCCGGCGAGCGAACCGCCGCCGCCGCACTACTGA